tctatcacagtgccatccattttgttaccAAAGACccttatactacccaccactgcgacctgtatgctctagtcggctggccctcgctacatatttgccgccagacccactggctccaggtcatctataagtctatgctaggtaaagctccgccttacctcagctcactggtcacgataacaacacccacccgtagcacgcgctccagcaagtatatctcactggtcaaccccaaagccagcacctctttggccgcctttccttccagttctctgctgccagtgactggaacgaattgcaaaaatcgctgaagctggagacttacatttccctcactaactttaaacatcagctatctgagcagctaaccgatcgctgcagctgtacatagtccatctgtaaatagtccacCCATAAATagtccacccaatctacctacctcttccccatattgtttttatttacttttctgctcttttgcacaccagtatcactacttgcacatcatcatctgctcatctatcactacAGTGTTAATCCgctcaattgtaattacttcgctactatggcctatttattgccttacctcctcacgccatttgcacacactgtatatagactttctttttttctattgcgttattgagtgtacgcttgtttattccatgtgtaactctgtgatgtttgtgtcgcactgctttgctttatcttggacaggtcgcagttgtaaatgagagcttgttctcaaccagcctacctggttaaataaaggtaaaataacattttttttttacttgccgGTGTGGTGGTTCTGGAGGCtgctgatttttattttattttatgaggGTTTCGACGAGTCTCCTCTGAGGCCTCTGGTGTTCCACGCTTATTTTAGGGAAGATTACCCCCTTGTCATCTTCCAAGTCTGCGCTTTTCCCTTCGAGACCTCGACTCGTATATGGCCGAGATAGTTGGGATCTAGTTTGCCCCATTTCCTCTGCACTCATGTTGACTTACATATTTGAACTTTATTTTTCGCCCAGAGTACAAATTTTGGGAATTATTATGATTttattattactactgtatctACATTCTTAactaaaacagatttttttttttttaatgtagaaAAAGCCATAATAGGGAAAAGCACGACAGGGGGAAGcttttcggcacaacaccggtTTGTTATGAAACACTGCTTGACTGACATGTCCTGGATTGTAGCTATACTAACTTTGACATTGACTATGTTGTTTATGTTAACAGTGGTGGAAAAGAAAGAAGGCAAAACAACAATAGTAAGTGACAAGCTTGCTAACCTGTTGGTTCATCATTGTACACTGTTTGAGTGGCGATGTGTTCTCTTTAGCTATGTTGTGGATTACTGCATTTTAGTCAATACGGTATCCACACACTTCAGGATATAAAGTATAATACAAGCTCTACCATTGTGTTAAGTATGAACACTTATCTAGATGGCTAGTAAATGTGACATTTACAGTAGATTGATGGAAGTATTTGTGCTGTGCTTATTTATTAATTGACCAGCATTGCATTATTTTCTCAGATTGAGGGAACAACTGAGGATACCCCAAGCAGACTACAGCCACCCAACGCCACAGCCCAGTGCCCCATCTATCGATGGAACCTGCAGAACAAATACAACTACACAGTAAGTGTTTCAATGATACCTGACTGCATACTTACTGCCTCTCGACTGTTCTGCCAGAATAACAGAGTGAGATGAACAGTGCTGGTCCACACTCACATCTGCCATGTCTCATGCATTTTATGTCAATATGTGCGCCTGTTCTATGAGCGCAGACGTACAGTAATTCCCTGTGTTTGTATTTGTTAGGATGTCCTGTTGCTCAGTCAGTTCATCAGGTCTGATGGAGGAATGCTGCCTCGTAGAGTCACTGGTCTCTGTGCCCAGGAGAACCGCAAGATCGCCATCTGTGTGCAGATGGCTCACAGAGCAGGTACGATGCTGTGTGTCTGATCTGGATGCACAACTATTGTGAAATGTATTCTCTTCAAAGTGGTAAAAGTACTCTCTCTTTTCTACTCCAGGTCTGCTCCCAGATCACAAACCAACACTACCAGAGGGTCACATCACAAAGAAGCCCAAGCCACAGCTCAACAGGTAACGAGTGTGTTTGACCCCATCAGTATCTACCCTCTCACACCTGTATTGTTTCTTGTTAGACCTCTCATTACATTACCTTTCAACTAACTCTTGTGCATCCTCTCTCTGACTAACTCACACCTGTGTTGTTGCATCACAGATATCTGACTCGCTGGTCCATTGATTCAGTGAAGCCCATCTATAGGACGGGGCTGAAGTGGTGTAAAAACCGCATCTCAGTCGGCCACCCAGCTCTCAGAAACAACGTACAGTACGGCAAGAAAATCCTCTACCTGAAACATTGATGACCTGAGGGCATGTCAACTCACAGCAGCAGAAGTCAGTGTGGGCGGGACAgagatggggtacaacagttctATTGGACGTCTTTCCTTGTAGTACTCCTGGCCCATTTGGAGCTCCATTGACTTTGAGAACTAGCCATTGGAAAAGCTGGGGGAGCATCTGTATTTGTCCAGCCTATTTATCTATTGGTGGACATTGCCCATTGGAAACCCATTCTGTCATTTGACCTTTTTGAAGATGCCCTGAAACAAAACTATTAAAGTCCACATTTAGGGGCTCTATTAATCCGCATCGCGGCAGTTCAGCTCTACAGCGTGAttgacattttaaaggcaatgttccagcTTTAccagagactgcattcacggtaaccgctgcatatgtcagctcaatcgggcattacctttacatttctattgcggaatctgtaacgcttcagcaatacagattgaatagagcctttGCTGTAAGATCAATTGGGTCAGTATTGCACTGTTTTGATGTAGGTGGGATGTTGTACTTCAAGACAACCCAGATGTGCAAATAAAACGGATCTGCTTTTTCTCCCTCCACCATGTGTGTTTGCATGAGTGTGGAAGTAAGCATTTACTGGGTCTATTGACAGAAATGAACCAAGTCCATGTGGAGGTAAATCACAAATAATTAATGATTTTAGTTTGTTTATTTACTTTAAATAACAGTAAAGAAACATCTCTTGcataaatagaactgttttgggTGGGGATAAAACACTGCTTGCTCAGATGAGAGGTTTATGATGATTCTCAGTTTAGATAAGTGGTAGGTGTTGGCTCCAGCTCTGGATCTCACTGGCTCTTTAAAGCATGAAGGGCAGGTCCAGGTTCTTCAGTCCGTCGCCCATGTAGATGTATCCGTGCTGGGGGGTCATGGGTACGTGGAACGCGGTCAGGCCCAGCCACAGCATGCTACGGATCACACACACTGTGCTGCCACGTTCAAACTGCAAGCTCCACGACCCTATACACACAAGTATATGGGTTATGAAGATTATCACACAAACTGCTGCTCGTCCATGACCTTTCATAAACAGAGACCATGTACAGATCTCACATTACTCCCTCATTCATTGAATCCACTCTTCCCTATGTAAAGAAGTCTACACAGCAAAAAGGTAACAGTTGGCTGATAGCTCAATAATTTAGAAGGGTTTATTAAGTCCTTTCCCTGACTCTAAATATCAGGGTGGCCTGGCGGAGCAGCTGTCTGCTCATGGCCATCACCCATAGCCAGAGAACACTGTTCATGCTGAATGGGAGCCTAGCAGAATTCTCTCACCGCAGATTCACTGCACCATTAATCAGGAGGCTCCAGGACTTCTTGGAAATAATTAATTAATCTGTAACCTCCCAATTATCAAAGCATTAAACATGAAATGAAACCTTGTGCCAGAGCTATCTAGGAACAGCGATTCCAGTAAATTGTGTCAGTTTTTTCGATACTGTTTTTCTCTCATATTTCAGTTTCACAATGCTATGGGGTGGGGAATTAATTGAAACCTTTTGCAAGAGATATCTAGAAACAGAGATTCCAGAAATAGGGTCTATTGGGAGGTGTTTGACAATGCTCTTTGTCTATGGGGAGAGATTCATCTTCCATGACCCAAAGACACTCCTGCCAGGTTGATGTGATTTGAGAAGCTGTTCAGTGATGGTGTCCAGATAAGTGTACTTTCCACTGAAACACGCTGGCGGTTTAAAACTCACACGTGGCATAGGGAGGAACCCAATGGGAGAACAGGCATGGAAGGGGTATTGGCATAAATCAGAAGTCGATAACAGCAACTGTTGCCACATACTTCCAGGCAAGTCTGGAGGATCGCTGTGGTGAGCGGGGTAGCTTCACTCAGAGATACCAGAGGAAAGCACTTTCGGTGGAGATCCATCATTTTGTCCTTAAACTGTCTTTAGTCTGGGTCTCTCGCTCCCTTCAGCAAAGGCTTGAGGCCTGGCCCTTAAGTTCTCAGTGAGGATGATGCTGTCACTGGGACAGCTGTGTAATGTAAGCTGGTTTGGGAAAGTTTCACGCGCaggcacacattcacacaccGCAGAGATGCTCATCCCTTTGAAATGAACAGCTGTGATGTTTTAGAGATACTGCTGTGTGAGCCTCTCACTTTTCCACAGCACCCACACCACAAACAAATTGTGATACATGTCTGTCTAGACAAACTACAGTTTGATATCATCCAGATATAaactgacagactgaccaggggaaATCTATGATCCGTTATTGTTGTCACTTGTAAAAATCCACTTAAATCggtgtagatgaagtggaggaaatgggtaaaaaaaaaaatttaagacacttttgcacactcttggcgttctctcaaccagcttcatgaggaatgattttccaacagtcttgaaggagttcccatatgctgagcacttgttggctgcttttcattcactctgcggtccaactcatcccaaaccatctcaattgggttgaggtcgggtgatctgatgcagcaccatcactctccttcttggtcaaatagcccttacacagcctggaggtgtgtttggggtcattgtcatattgaaaaacaaatgatagtcccactaagcgcaaaccagatgggatggtgtattgctgcagaatgctgtggtagccttgctgattaagtgtgccatactcttgtgtctcacaaagatgcgtcggttggaaccaaaaatctcaaatttggacttatcagaccaaaggaccgatttccaccgatctaatgtttcttcttcttattggtgtcctttagtggtggtttcgTTGCAGCAATtataccatgaaggcctgattcacgcagtctcctct
This portion of the Salvelinus fontinalis isolate EN_2023a chromosome 27, ASM2944872v1, whole genome shotgun sequence genome encodes:
- the LOC129825206 gene encoding 39S ribosomal protein S18a, mitochondrial-like — its product is MAARCVLGYIWTSLSGFKCVASSSNMSAFQRKTRCPQLSVFGNIQSRGIRHMVEKKEGKTTIIEGTTEDTPSRLQPPNATAQCPIYRWNLQNKYNYTDVLLLSQFIRSDGGMLPRRVTGLCAQENRKIAICVQMAHRAGLLPDHKPTLPEGHITKKPKPQLNRYLTRWSIDSVKPIYRTGLKWCKNRISVGHPALRNNVQYGKKILYLKH